GTTCCATGCAGGCTGTTGACCATACATACTTGAATGGTGTTTCAACcgaaggcaagttcatgactgattaacaatcttgatgggtgttggcatgatgcacacaatcaattagaggataattctcagaagaagccaggagagaaagTCCTTCaagatgaatcaagcagtaccacacttgggggcagggtcaagctggATGAacgatgggatctcatgtagctttggttaaagggaatttccatatgggatttcaggttgaccgagttacacacattctttggttttggttaaaggaggtcgccagatgggatctcaggataatgaaaaaaaaaagagaaagagaaaaaaaaaagaacagagtaAGGTTTTTAGATGAAGTGGATATTGAGCAAATagaaagacaagtttttctttacaaagcttactatgtaaaacattgaggatttttgcttcgtaagcattgtaaagagggggcatctgttgctacccattttttgacccatgttttgatatatttttaaaaaaaattcaaaaatagagaaaaacaaagaaaatccaaaaaatatattttttaatatattttcgttattttagcattttcaacgtcgtctaaaaaagaatttaaatttttaaatgattttcaaacgcgttcgacttttcacgcgtcatttttaaaatcattgattttccttattgagtcgacgttgatattgctcgttttcaaaaaatacaaaaaaataagaaaaatcaaaatttacaaaaaagaaagaagttaagggaccaagttgaaaaacctagcaacattctgcctataaatactggtctttaactcacacaaagggggggcaattttgatacatgagggcaattttgaaatttgaggtAGAGGCAGCTGAAACCCTAAAAGTTTAGCTTTTTCTCTCCCTCACCGAAAGGCAGCCGCCAGCCTTCCCCctgaatttttttccttcttcctcttccccggCTGGCTTGCCAACAGCCACAACCCTTTCCCCCATCTCCCCATCATCTCCCCTTGGCCATTTTCATCTTCTCTGCAGCCAaccccccctttttttattttcggtTTCTTCTCCCTTCAGCCGGTCAAGTCTCACTCTCCATTTCCCTCACCGGAACCACCAGCCGCCTCCAGATCGAGCCTTCCCTCCCTTTGCCAGAAACCCATGGCCTCCGTTCGGCCTCTAGCAGCGGCGGTCAGAGAAATCGACCACGAGCAGCGCCACAGAACAACCTCATCCCCACTGACCAGAGGATAGGCGGAGCCGTTCCTCTTTCAGCAGACCTATCGGCCTCCCTCTCCGGGTTAACGAACCGCCGACCATAACAGCCGGCCATAGACCCGATCTCCTCAGCACCGCCGTCGGTCTCCTCCTTCAACCGACCACCGATAGCTCCCCCCTACAACCTCCAGCCGTCTGAAATAGAAGAGGAGGAAACCCAAATAATATGCAGAGATGAGCAGATCTGAAAATGAGAAGGGAGAGAAGCAGATCTAAACTAAAATGGGTTAAAATCGACTGTTTGTTGGGTTTTCGTGCTTTTGCAGGTGACGGTGGGTGTCACCTCCGGCGAGGAAAGGAAGAAGGAGGGAAGCCGAACCAGATCCCTCCGTTTCCAGTTACTAGcagcggcgcgtgggttcacacGCCGCCAGTGGCGAGGatgcgtgggaagacgcgccgccactgttcttGCTGTCCTTTGGCTTCACAAAATTTGTCCCAGCACTGTTATGGAGTTTTTGAATGGtcgttttgtaattttagaattgtttaatgtaatttttgtttaatgtaatattcgtttagttttgagtttttgtattttgtaaaagaaaagaaaagcacagaaaaataagaaagttgtgtgtgtgtgtgtttgttttttttatttatttatgttattgaattataaaaaaaaggacaaaaagaattaattgttaatttaaatatggttaaatatctcaaggacaaataaaatcaagttgtattttccacgaaaatgtaagaacaagtttctacagATATTCGggaatttaataactgatttattcaagccttgaatttaattaatattttaaatttttaaatcacatcagaacacaaagcagcttacctcaggtagggtgcgttaggggtgctaataccttccctaaccacaaccagtcccttacccgcgatctctaaCAAGActagtacatccggtttcctagtagccttcaataaattactaggtggcgactccaacgaaccaatcaaagcaaacacaataacaacaacgaaaaatcgccagccgacgCCGCGCGGATTTTTTTTGACGTGCGACAAAATtgacaatttaaatatttacaaaaataaaacaacaacaacaaataaactgataaaaaaaaaaaccatacctGAGcctatttaaattatcaaataacctAATGCTAatctaattgaagaaaaatccaagaaaaaaaaagtaaaaaaaaaaaaacattggcttaaaaaagaaagataaaaaccaagcaaacctAGACGAACCTCCTAAacctagttttatttaaaaagttataattttttaaatcatgaacccgagttcaattaaaaaacttaaatgtcatccaatttaattttgaaagttgCAATCgttgaaaaaactattaataaaatatcttgaaaaaacaaagaagcaaaattcttaatcaaacaaactttgaaggataaaaatgaaaaacaaaatcaatcaaaaaaattgcaaaacaaaaaaaaaaaagcaattaaaagaattatgactaaatttgacataaaaattaaatgaaataaaatgttttggtaaaaatcaaatcaaatcaaatcaaaactttagggatgaaattgtaaaaaataaacccattaagaaaataattaaaaaatagcaattaaaataattaaaccaaatttgacataaaaattaaatgaaaataaatgcatAGGGGTGAAATTGTAAAAGAgtaaatcaatcaagaaaatgattaaaaaacaaatagaaattaaaataataaggattaaatttgacaacaaaattaaaaaactcaaatgaccagagataaaataaaaaataaaacccaattaaaaataatcaatgtaaataaaacaattacaaataagAGAAGAGGGAgtgaatcaaaagaagaaatagatTGAAGGAGTGGAATGAATTTTTTCATTGCCAGCATGCAATccgagaaagaaaataaaggaaaggaaaagaaagaaaagtaatttCAGTCAAATCACGTAGAACCATGATAAACATGCCATTCAAAGAGAAATAGGATGTCAAGATGAATTAAATGATGCTGCAAAATCACGGCTACAACCGCTCGAGTCAACCACAAGCACTGCTAGAAgttgaaaatattgaaaatgtcCTTTGGACTAAACAATAGTAACAAATAAACCACGGTGAAATTACAACTAAGCCCCTGAAgtcaaggttaaaaaataaaaattgtatggACAATGTAGTAATTCAAATGTtctataaaagaataaaaatacaaaaacaccctCTATGCAGAAagcattgaattattttattcaagggttaaattagtaatttttatgtgcattaaaaaacacaattatcaaaataatcctgCACAATTCTTAAATGATAATTATGTCATGGTAAAAATACTACCTTACCCTTGAAGTAAAGACACATGATAAAATAATCAAgggataatataataattacattattgtaatgaataataatttatgtcTCGGGAGTGTTTtggataattatataaatattgaagtatgtatattatatctataaaaaacaatagagaTAGCGGGGCAAATGAGATATGTTTTCatatacctttttattttaaaactatataaattcattatcaaattattctagagattaatttctttttgtccCGTTTCATCCCTACTGGCATACTGTAAGAAAATTGTaaccaaaattatataaaaaatgttaaataaatgataaatgggtacatatttgtttttttctcttgagatcaagttgttcaaaagaaaattgattatcAAAACCACATGGAAAgtcaattgtaatttttattatttataatatgatttctATGGAATTCTAGAAAATTTCCATACCATAAATGATATACATTGGGTTTGGAAAATATAGCCTcgttgattaaaattaaatttgaccttatatcatttttttttgaaattattattattattattattattcttgttattaCTATTTCATCATAGGACTTTTAAGGAAACTTCATTAACGCCtcgtttgtttgttggaaaatagttttttttttaaaaagtgaattcaggggaaatgaattaatttatgatgtttggtagtgtaatgaaaaataagttggacaatattttctagtatttttgttatatcatagaaaataaactggaaaataacttattaatgttttattttttttcaaatttattaaaataataagaaataaatcttacaaattaaaaagttgaatgagaatgaaattgaaaaaaatatataatttcataaattatctcaaataaaataaataataatcaaaataataaagatcaactttaaaaataaaaaaatgaaagatgaagaaattaaaataataataattaacatttcataaattatttcaaataaaataagtaacaataaaaaaaataaagataaaaaatttcaataaaaaaatgataagaaaaaagtaaataacaaatataaaaatgaggattacagttaatataaaaattaaattttaagagataaaattgaaaaataaatatttaaaacaaaatatatatacctatcaaaagtttgaaaaccaaatttgatataattagcaaataatatgacatttttaaatttttcacaacttcaaaaagtgtttttcgtccaaatttttctgaaaaatactttttctgaaaactaaactaaatttttctttgattgaaaaatatttttcattaaccaatattactaataaaaaataaacataaaataatttttttaaaaataaagcctAAATCTAGAAGTAGAAAGAGAGCCTGGCTTTAGTGCTCGTTTGGCACTGCGGTCCAACCTACTTTTcggaaaatttcaatttttttttttttgttaaaattaagtgcggtttgtactttttggatcgttttgatgtgctggtatcaaaaatgatttttaaaaaataaaaaaatcttattggcatgcttttcgacatgaaaaactatttaaaaacaaccgttaccacactttcaaataccCTCTTAACGAGGCTTCTCCCCAAAAATTCAGCTTGTCCTTTCCCAGCCCAACCCTAACCACCCAACATAGCTCAAACCTAACCGCCACCACCAGGTCTACTAGCACATAAATTTACGACACAACCCTAACAAACCACCCAAAAAGATCTCCAACCCAAGGAGATTACTGTACTTTaaacacaaatacaaaatcAGAGGGGGTTTCGTCAGAGACCATGTTTTTGCAAGAACCAGTGTTATATGTACCAAGTGCAGCTTTAAGGTGTTTGGTATTGTTTGCTGAGCTCCGGAAACCTGATTCGAATCGTGAAGCATCAAAGAAAGCCCTTGAACATAAGAAAGAAATCACTAAGCATATGGGTCGTCCCTTTATCCAAACAAACCCTTatgaggtgtgtgtgtgtgtcaaagtttctatttttgttgaaaagattggattttttttgcatttttttatttgagttttttatttttgggttttagaGGATTATGTGAATCTTGGTTCTAGGGGTAATTAATGGAATTTAGGTTTGTTTTGGATTATTGTTTTCTGGAGGATTCTGTGAATTTTGGTTATATGGTCAGATAATGAAACGAAGAATTTTGTGAATTTGGATTATAGGGTTAGTTAATGGCATATAGGCTTTGTTTTTATCATGTGCTATTGGTTTTATTATATGCTTGAATTGTCATTTATCTGCAAAAGTTTGAGTTTTGTTTGTGATAGTGGGGTTGAGGTTGATATTGCAATAAGGGATGTGGGTGGTTTATTGTAGGGAATAGGGATTGGGGGGGTCTGGGTGTTTTGATGTAGATAGGTGCTTTAATCGTTGTTTGGGATATgagggagtgaatgcttgtgcCAAATGGGATGGGATTGAGTTTCCAGTTTTGCTGCGATGAATGAAGTTGCTTTTTGGTAGTTGAAACTAAGTTCATTTCAGATTGAGTTATTTGTTGAACTTTTGAACTGATGGGTTGGAGCTTAGGCCTCTGGGTTGATGAAAAGTTCAAATTCTTGTGTGACAATGGACATGGGGGCCATGAGATTAAGATTGCGATGAGGGATCTTGGTGGTTTAGTGGGTTATTGTAGGGAATAGGGATTAGGGGATTTGGGTGTTTTAGTGAAGATAGgtaatttaatcagtttttggAACGGCGGGGAGTGACTCCTTGTGCTGAATAGGGTGTGTTTAAGTTTCCAGTTCTGCTGGGATGCATGAAGTTGTTTTGTGTTGGTAGAAACTAGTTCAATTCTGATTGAGTTGTATATTGAGCTTTTGTACTGGAGCGCTGGAGTTTAGGCCTCTGGGTCGATGTTATAGCATGCTTGAATTGTCATTTATTTgctagaattttgaattttgtgtgATAATAGGATGAGGACCATAAGGGTAAGACTTCAATAAGGGATGTGTGTGGTTTGGTGGGTTATTGTAGGGAGCATTGATTGGTGAATTAGGGTGTTTTGGTGAAGATAGTTGCTTCCATCAGTTCTGGGGATGTTGGGGAGTGATTGCTCATGCTGAATGGGATAtgattaaatttcaagttttgttgGATGGATGGAGTTATTTTTGGTTGGTGGAAACTAGAGACCAAGTTCGTTTATGATATATTGGAACTTTTGTACTATTGTTTTGACCTTGGGTTGGTACTATAGTACTGTTGTCATTGTTTATACAACCATAAACCGTTATAATATTTCCTGGTGTCTTCAAACGTGCCATTTGTTTTCTAGGCTGTCTATACTTTGTTGGCTGCTACCATGCAACAAATACTCAAAGTTTCTAACGTCAACTGAATACATGAAAATATCCATCAGATGGAGTATATTTGAGTCTCTTCTATATCATAAACTAATGGCACGTGATTATTAGTTACATTTATATGAGTCCaccttttttgaaaatgatactATGTGAACGCTGATGGCTGCTATGTTCAGTAATAGCCTCCTGCGTGACTAACTTGACAGGTTCAtagttggaagaaattaaatttgaagacTTGGCCTTGACCAATATGATTGCTATAACTGGGAAACATAGATATTAGTTCTTTCTATGCCTAATGAAATTTGGATCGAAAACCAAATTTTCAATTATGAAGCCTTCTGATGGCAACTGCTTTGTGGAAGATTTAAACTGCTTCGTAACAATCATGCCTATCCTCAACACACTATCCAATATGGCCATGTTCTCatgttgaaaatataattgattggAATAGAggctttaaaatttatggtcGGTTTAATGGTTTATCAATATGCtgtaattgtatatttttatttttcaattggacGATTGGAATCTATCAAGCAAGCTTTGTATGAACTGGTGATTCTTCCTCTGCGGAAACCTGAGCTCTTCTCACATGAGAAACTTCTTGGTCCACAAAAGGGGGTATTGTTATATGGACCTCCAGGCACCGGGAAGACCATGCTTGCAAAAGTTATTATCAGAGAGTTTGGAgctgtttttataaatatgagGATCTCTAATCTGATGAGCAAGTGGTTCGGCGATGCACAAAAGCTCGGTGAGTATAGATCACATTTGAATTGCCTCTCATGTGCTTGAGCTTTGTCTTGCATTTAGCAAAACaatgatgatttaaaattattgcatTGTTATTCTAAAACTTGCTGCCACCCACCGACTATGTTGAGTGAAATTTAGTTTCACTTTGATAATGGAAGCAAGGTAGTACTTTGTGAACATTCCTAACTTGTCCCTTTTGAAGATCTTTATTAGCAGCAACATTATTTTGAATGCTTTATTAGCTTTAATAAGCAGGGCACTGTAGCTTGCTTATCTAATGGATCTTACTCCGATGAATGAGCTtgtgaaatgatcaaaatattggTATTTTTGTTGCTGTGTAGTATTTTTATATGTCCTGCATCAGGGATATAACAGAAGTAACTGAATGGCATACACTCTTGCAATTGTGAAAGCGGTCATTACTGTATTTTGCAACTACATCTTTGTGTTGAAACCATCCCTCATTACATTCTTTTCTGCACCTGAAACCAAGCAAGGTTAAGCCCAGTTACATGACCGGTTTTCATTCCACGGGTCACCCCATCCCACAAGCATCAATCTGTACCCACTTTCCACGACTCTGTCTTGGGATGCTGGCAATTCCATGAAGCAGAGCTATTAATGGAAAAGGATTCTTTGAATTGGAGCAAAGAAAGACTTTGGTCATGAGCACAAAAATGAGATGAAGAAATTGTTGaa
The genomic region above belongs to Populus alba chromosome 12, ASM523922v2, whole genome shotgun sequence and contains:
- the LOC118058043 gene encoding LOW QUALITY PROTEIN: uncharacterized protein (The sequence of the model RefSeq protein was modified relative to this genomic sequence to represent the inferred CDS: substituted 2 bases at 2 genomic stop codons), producing the protein MASVRPLAAAVTVGVTSGEERKKEGSRTRSLRFQLLAAARGFTRRQWRGCVGRRAATVLAVLWLHKICPSTVMEFLNGRFIYDTTLTNHPKRSPTQGDYCTLNTNTKSEGVSSETMFLQEPVLYVPSAALRCLVLFAELRKPDSNREASKKALEHKKEITKHMGRPFIQTNPYEVCVCDYVNLDQVQIKFDSIGRLESIKQALYELVILPLRKPELFSHEKLLGPQKGVLLYGPPGTGKTMLAKVIIREFGAVFINMRISNLMSKWFGDAQKLVAAVFSLAYKLQPAFIFIEEIDCFLGQRRTTDLEAATNMKTEFMALWDGFATDQNAQEMLLAATSXPXELDEAILRRLPQAFEIGIPDQRERAEILKIVLKGEKSKSKIDFDCIAILCEGSTGSDLLEPCKKAAYFPIRDLLDEENKGEKSMLYPRPLCQTDLQRVHGTPTKTRSSSHSPGWPRQLDDYQVQATTNGLSKLVVSQILNLQLDNQDL